One Hordeum vulgare subsp. vulgare chromosome 4H, MorexV3_pseudomolecules_assembly, whole genome shotgun sequence DNA window includes the following coding sequences:
- the LOC123451091 gene encoding uncharacterized protein LOC123451091, translating to MGPLARRGANPSAVSGTPVAEEQAGLEVPLEDRGHSERQPEHRVQCEARRPGVGCHGDGGRGYGGSTRRGDDGHLFRSGGEGLCRRYGDGRRPRGHGGGRCCRSDEDDGDGRRTGGGSRFAGSEQTRMRCLRCLASFLPSCLPFLGPSFSGDCSW from the coding sequence ATGGGCCCGCTGGCCCGCCGAGGAGCCAATCCATCGGCGGTATCTGGAACGCCGGTTGCAGAGGAGCAGGCGGGCTTGGAGGTGCCGCTTGAAGACCGTGGGCATTCAGAGCGACAGCCTGAGCACCGCGTCCAGTGCGAGGCGCGAAGGCCTGGCGTGGGTTGCCATGGTGACGGCGGCCGTGGCTATGGCGGTTCCACACGAAGGGGCGACGACGGCCACCTATTCCGGAGCGGTGGCGAAGGCCTCTGCCGTCGGTACGGCGATGGAAGACGGCcccgcggccatggcggcggaAGATGTTGCCGAAGCGACGAAGACGACGgtgacgggcgaagaacgggcggCGGTTCTCGCTTTGCAGGAAGCGAACAAACGCGGATGCGATGTCTGCGATGTCTGGCAAGTTTCTTGCCATCTTGCCTTCCTTTTCTTGGTCCTTCCTTCTCCGGTGATTGCTCTTGGTAG